The Alphaproteobacteria bacterium genome includes a window with the following:
- the rodA gene encoding rod shape-determining protein RodA: MLIDNLKKKKTFFEKLKLINPIFIGLIVLLSCIGFTSLYSAAGGNINPWASKQILRFFLGFAGMMIIAFMDLKTILKLSYLAYFGSLVLLVLVEIVGDVGMGAQRWIDLGFMKLQPSEVMKIALIMALARYFNATEENSMKSIKFLIPPSLMILLPVLLVLKQPDLGTALILVGLGASVFILCGLSYKLLGIAVLLVSGSLPFVWNYGLKDYQRGRVLTFLNPERDPLGEGYHIIQSKIAFGSGGLWGRGFLKGSQSYLNFLPEKQTDFIFTLFAEEWGFAGVCLVMLLYTLILIYGFIVALNCQNIFGKILATGININLFLYIFINIGMITGMLPVVGVPLPLFSYGGTVMLITMAGFGFILNTAINHDQRLNWKPKLGDF, translated from the coding sequence ATGTTGATAGATAATCTGAAAAAGAAAAAAACATTTTTTGAAAAATTGAAGCTAATAAATCCTATATTTATTGGCTTAATTGTTTTACTTTCGTGCATAGGGTTTACATCCTTATACTCAGCAGCTGGAGGAAATATAAATCCATGGGCTTCTAAACAAATACTGAGATTTTTCTTAGGATTTGCAGGGATGATGATAATTGCTTTTATGGATTTGAAAACAATATTAAAACTATCATATTTAGCTTATTTTGGCTCTCTTGTTTTATTAGTTCTTGTAGAAATAGTTGGAGATGTAGGAATGGGAGCTCAAAGATGGATTGACTTAGGCTTCATGAAATTACAACCATCAGAGGTTATGAAAATAGCTCTAATTATGGCTTTAGCAAGATACTTCAATGCTACAGAAGAAAACTCTATGAAGAGTATTAAATTTTTAATACCTCCTAGCTTAATGATATTATTACCTGTATTGTTAGTTTTAAAGCAACCAGATTTAGGAACAGCTCTTATATTGGTTGGTCTAGGAGCATCTGTATTCATACTGTGTGGATTATCATATAAACTATTAGGCATTGCTGTTCTATTAGTTAGTGGCTCTTTGCCCTTTGTATGGAATTATGGATTAAAAGACTATCAAAGAGGGAGAGTATTAACCTTCCTGAATCCAGAAAGAGACCCTCTTGGAGAAGGATATCATATAATACAATCAAAAATAGCATTTGGCTCTGGAGGACTTTGGGGAAGAGGTTTTCTTAAAGGATCTCAAAGTTATTTAAACTTTTTACCAGAAAAGCAAACAGATTTCATCTTCACTTTATTCGCAGAAGAATGGGGATTCGCTGGAGTTTGTTTAGTTATGCTTTTATATACTTTAATACTTATATATGGCTTTATAGTAGCACTTAATTGTCAAAATATTTTCGGAAAAATATTAGCAACCGGAATAAATATTAACTTATTCTTGTATATATTTATTAATATAGGAATGATTACAGGAATGCTTCCTGTAGTTGGAGTGCCTTTACCTCTATTTTCATACGGGGGAACTGTAATGCTTATAACAATGGCTGGTTTTGGCTTTATACTAAACACAGCAATAAACCATGACCAAAGATTAAACTGGAAACCTAAACTTGGAGATTTCTAA
- the nusA gene encoding transcription termination factor NusA, with amino-acid sequence MREVLMVAEAVAKEKGIQKEDVLNAMKEAIQKATRTKYGHDHDVRAEVDEKTGEVKLYLYQEVVADYDSLEDPDKQVTLEEAQVEKADAKVGDFITEELPPIEFGRIAAQTAKQVITQKVREAERAKQYNEYKDRVGEIINGTVKRVDYGNVTVDLGKAEAVLRREDSIPREHFKTGDRVRAYIYDVREEIKGPQIFLSRTCPEFLAGLLRQEVPEIYDGIIEIKAIARDAGSRAKVAVISNDSSIDPVGACVGMRGSRIQTLVTELQGEKIDLMVWENDIANYIIKALSPAKISKVIVDEEVGEVDVVASEDQLSLAIGRRGQNVRLAAEITGVKINLMSEVEEEEKAKEEMEKALSVIMEALDIDDVFARLLIAEDFADLEDIAYCDVAELLEIEGLDGDETLANELQSRAKAYLEAKEEKLNTEINNLNVADSLREVEELDLEDLVALGTAGVKTLDDLADLAGDELIEIIGEDKLSLSDANEIIMEARKSWFEEK; translated from the coding sequence ATGAGAGAAGTTTTAATGGTAGCAGAAGCTGTTGCTAAAGAAAAAGGCATTCAAAAAGAAGATGTTTTAAATGCTATGAAAGAAGCTATTCAAAAAGCAACTAGAACAAAATATGGACATGACCATGATGTTAGAGCTGAAGTTGATGAAAAAACTGGTGAAGTTAAACTTTATCTTTACCAAGAAGTTGTTGCTGACTACGATAGCTTAGAAGATCCAGATAAACAAGTAACTTTAGAGGAAGCTCAAGTTGAAAAGGCTGATGCAAAAGTTGGAGATTTTATTACTGAAGAACTGCCTCCAATTGAATTTGGTAGAATTGCAGCTCAAACAGCTAAGCAAGTTATAACTCAAAAAGTTAGAGAAGCTGAAAGAGCAAAACAATATAACGAATATAAAGATAGAGTTGGTGAAATTATTAACGGAACTGTTAAAAGAGTTGATTATGGTAATGTAACTGTTGATTTAGGAAAAGCGGAAGCTGTTCTTAGAAGAGAAGATTCTATCCCAAGAGAACACTTTAAAACAGGTGATAGAGTTAGAGCTTATATCTATGATGTTAGAGAAGAAATTAAAGGCCCTCAAATTTTCTTATCAAGAACTTGTCCAGAATTTTTAGCAGGTCTGTTAAGACAAGAAGTTCCAGAAATATATGATGGAATTATTGAAATTAAAGCTATTGCTAGAGATGCTGGTTCAAGAGCAAAAGTTGCTGTTATTTCAAATGATAGCTCAATTGATCCAGTTGGTGCTTGTGTAGGTATGAGAGGCTCAAGAATTCAAACTTTAGTTACAGAATTACAAGGTGAGAAAATTGATCTTATGGTTTGGGAAAATGATATAGCTAACTATATTATTAAAGCATTAAGCCCAGCTAAGATTTCAAAAGTTATTGTTGATGAAGAAGTTGGTGAAGTAGATGTAGTTGCTTCTGAAGATCAATTAAGCTTAGCTATCGGTAGAAGAGGTCAAAATGTTAGATTAGCAGCTGAAATCACAGGTGTTAAAATTAACTTAATGAGTGAAGTTGAAGAAGAAGAAAAAGCAAAAGAAGAAATGGAAAAAGCTCTATCTGTAATTATGGAAGCTCTTGATATTGATGATGTGTTTGCTAGACTTCTTATCGCTGAAGATTTTGCTGACTTAGAAGATATCGCATACTGTGATGTTGCAGAGTTATTAGAAATTGAAGGCTTAGATGGAGATGAAACTCTAGCTAACGAACTACAAAGCAGAGCTAAAGCTTATCTTGAAGCTAAAGAAGAAAAACTAAATACAGAAATCAATAACTTAAATGTTGCTGATAGCTTAAGAGAAGTTGAAGAGCTAGATTTAGAAGATTTAGTAGCTCTTGGAACTGCTGGAGTTAAAACTTTAGATGACTTGGCTGACTTAGCAGGTGATGAGCTTATTGAAATCATTGGTGAAGATAAATTATCTTTATCAGATGCTAATGAGATTATTATGGAAGCAAGAAAATCTTGGTTTGAAGAAAAATAG
- a CDS encoding ribosome maturation factor RimP translates to MTESKLDSVISSSVKGLGYTFVLADFHANEDKSVLRIMIENKDGSGVTVEDCKKVSKSLSAVLDVEDIISSAYRLEVSSTGMDRPLVRIEDYERFKGFLIKMEAHELVGGRKRFKGVVLGTKENVVSLEMPEGKIEIDFDNIKKAKLIITDEMIREAMKKGKR, encoded by the coding sequence ATGACAGAAAGTAAACTTGATTCAGTAATTTCTTCTTCTGTTAAAGGTCTGGGCTATACATTTGTTTTAGCTGATTTTCATGCTAATGAAGATAAGTCTGTTTTAAGAATTATGATAGAAAACAAAGATGGTTCGGGTGTAACAGTAGAAGATTGTAAAAAAGTTTCTAAATCTCTATCTGCAGTTCTTGATGTAGAAGATATTATATCAAGTGCTTATAGATTAGAGGTAAGTTCAACAGGTATGGATAGACCTCTTGTGAGAATAGAAGATTATGAGAGATTTAAAGGATTTCTTATAAAAATGGAAGCTCACGAGCTTGTTGGCGGTAGAAAAAGATTTAAAGGTGTTGTGTTAGGAACAAAAGAAAATGTTGTTTCTTTAGAAATGCCTGAAGGAAAAATAGAAATCGATTTCGATAATATCAAAAAAGCTAAACTAATAATTACAGATGAAATGATTAGAGAAGCAATGAAGAAAGGGAAAAGATAA
- a CDS encoding acyltransferase, with product MKILIKMIIMKLKGMNAVSRNTEKLRMQGFDIGEGSYVYSNAFLDKVDKSLIKIGAGCVLTGCTVLTHDASAKISCGETKFAPVEIEDNCFIGWQSIVLMGVKIGKGAIVGAGSVVTKDVPPNSVVAGNPAVVIKKNNK from the coding sequence ATGAAGATTTTAATAAAAATGATAATTATGAAATTAAAAGGAATGAATGCTGTCTCAAGAAATACAGAGAAGTTAAGAATGCAAGGTTTTGATATAGGAGAAGGAAGCTATGTATATAGTAATGCTTTTTTAGATAAGGTTGATAAAAGCTTAATAAAAATAGGTGCTGGTTGTGTTCTTACGGGTTGCACAGTTTTAACTCATGATGCTTCTGCAAAGATATCGTGTGGAGAGACTAAATTTGCCCCAGTTGAAATAGAGGATAATTGTTTTATAGGTTGGCAATCTATAGTATTAATGGGAGTTAAAATAGGAAAAGGGGCAATCGTAGGAGCAGGTTCTGTCGTTACTAAAGATGTTCCTCCTAATAGTGTTGTGGCGGGAAATCCTGCAGTAGTTATAAAAAAAAATAATAAATAG
- a CDS encoding glycosyltransferase translates to MKILSCMFSIKQGGLEKVALDYDIAFKNMGFDSTILLNKKFESINEITNNSIYSTKYKRVINPLTYINIIKCINDVNPDLIFLHGNRAIDLVCNKMIKYFVKNKNIKYISTTHNYRSKRFKRLDYCLAISDDLKEHLIKEGISSKKILLCPNAVKLEPIDSNYKFHKTPVLGAFGRLHKVKGYDLLITAFSEIINKGIKAKLIIAGEGTERNKLEKQIKKLNLEKHITIHPWVKDKRKFFKKIDIFCLSSRSEGMPLSLLEAISFSKPFVSTDCPGAVEIYNRKNAGIIVKRENVKQLSAAMEELIINESKAKNMSKKAHLTLKSFYSQEIMEKNLKKVIKAATK, encoded by the coding sequence ATGAAAATATTAAGTTGTATGTTTAGTATTAAACAGGGCGGTTTAGAAAAAGTTGCTTTGGACTATGACATCGCTTTTAAAAATATGGGTTTTGACTCTACAATATTACTTAATAAAAAATTTGAATCTATAAATGAAATTACAAATAACAGCATATATTCAACAAAGTATAAAAGAGTAATAAACCCATTAACATATATCAATATAATTAAATGTATAAATGATGTTAATCCTGATTTAATATTCTTACATGGCAACAGAGCTATAGATTTAGTTTGCAATAAAATGATCAAATATTTTGTCAAAAATAAAAACATTAAATATATCTCTACAACACATAACTATAGAAGCAAAAGATTTAAAAGATTAGATTATTGTTTAGCTATATCCGATGATCTTAAAGAGCATTTAATAAAAGAGGGGATATCTTCAAAAAAGATACTTTTATGCCCTAATGCAGTCAAACTTGAACCTATAGACTCAAATTATAAATTTCACAAAACTCCTGTTTTAGGAGCTTTCGGCAGATTACATAAGGTAAAAGGTTATGATTTATTGATTACAGCATTTTCTGAAATAATAAATAAAGGCATAAAAGCCAAACTAATAATAGCTGGAGAAGGAACAGAGAGGAACAAGTTGGAAAAACAAATCAAAAAGCTAAATCTAGAGAAACATATAACAATTCACCCTTGGGTTAAAGATAAGAGAAAATTTTTTAAAAAAATTGATATTTTCTGTTTATCTTCAAGAAGTGAAGGAATGCCTCTTTCTTTATTAGAAGCCATTAGTTTTTCTAAACCATTTGTTTCCACTGATTGCCCTGGAGCTGTAGAAATATACAATAGAAAAAATGCTGGTATAATAGTAAAAAGAGAGAACGTTAAGCAATTATCCGCTGCAATGGAAGAGCTAATCATTAACGAGTCTAAAGCAAAAAACATGTCTAAAAAAGCACATTTAACTTTAAAGAGTTTTTATTCTCAAGAAATAATGGAAAAGAATTTAAAGAAAGTAATAAAAGCTGCAACAAAATAA
- the terL gene encoding phage terminase large subunit, with protein MKIDFDLFIIIWNNLQSMGTPLVHIKIARWLSQAYHNGDKELLLMAFRSCGKSTIVGLFCAWVLYRNPNTRILVLSAEQLLARKMVQNVKRIIEKHPMTKSLKPNKKEEWSSSSFTIKRDLSLRDPSVIARGLNGNITGSRADFIICDDVEVPNTCDTSGKRENLREKLAELDYILTPNGYQLYVGTPHNYYTIYAKEPRKDIGEDREFLKGFKRLEVPVIDENGKSAWEEKYPLYAMDKVRLKTGANKFDSQMMLKPRSVSEGRLNPDNLKVYDNELEYREANGRTILTLMGEQIYGCSCCWDPAFGNGGDNSVVACVFTDGKGEYYIHDIAYIRVDENSNEDEATQQCKIVKEFADKYFIPSVEIETNGIGKFLPSLLRKEMKNISTSVLEHVSVKNKEIRILEAFDAVLAGGVLNAHKRVLRTAFSTELREWNPDKNYKGHDDGLDAVARAINSQPVRIGSYKLSKNYNNWQGSGVNFSAETNFRV; from the coding sequence ATGAAAATAGATTTTGATTTATTTATAATAATTTGGAATAATTTACAAAGTATGGGGACTCCTTTAGTTCACATTAAAATTGCAAGGTGGCTTAGTCAAGCATATCATAATGGCGATAAAGAGCTTCTTTTAATGGCTTTTAGATCTTGTGGGAAATCTACAATAGTAGGATTGTTTTGTGCTTGGGTTTTATATAGAAATCCTAATACAAGAATATTGGTTTTATCAGCAGAGCAATTACTAGCAAGAAAAATGGTTCAAAATGTAAAAAGGATAATTGAAAAGCATCCAATGACAAAATCTTTAAAGCCAAATAAAAAAGAAGAGTGGTCTTCATCAAGCTTCACAATAAAAAGGGACTTATCCTTAAGAGATCCCTCTGTAATTGCAAGAGGGTTAAACGGAAATATAACTGGATCTAGAGCAGATTTTATTATTTGTGATGATGTTGAGGTGCCGAATACTTGCGACACTTCAGGAAAAAGAGAAAACTTAAGAGAAAAACTAGCAGAGTTGGATTATATTCTAACACCTAATGGTTATCAGCTTTATGTTGGCACCCCTCATAATTATTATACAATTTATGCAAAAGAACCGAGAAAAGATATTGGAGAGGATAGAGAATTTTTAAAAGGCTTTAAAAGACTAGAAGTACCCGTAATAGATGAGAACGGTAAAAGTGCATGGGAAGAGAAGTATCCATTATATGCGATGGATAAGGTTCGTTTAAAAACTGGAGCAAATAAATTTGATTCACAGATGATGTTAAAGCCTAGAAGTGTTTCGGAAGGGAGACTAAATCCTGATAATTTAAAAGTATATGATAATGAATTAGAGTATAGAGAAGCAAATGGTAGAACAATTCTTACTCTTATGGGTGAACAAATATATGGTTGTTCTTGTTGTTGGGACCCTGCTTTTGGTAATGGTGGAGATAACTCTGTTGTAGCATGTGTTTTTACAGATGGTAAGGGTGAGTATTATATCCATGATATAGCATATATCAGAGTAGATGAAAATTCTAATGAAGATGAAGCAACACAGCAATGTAAAATAGTAAAAGAGTTCGCAGACAAATATTTTATACCTTCTGTCGAAATAGAAACAAATGGTATAGGTAAATTCTTGCCGTCACTATTAAGAAAAGAGATGAAAAATATTTCTACTTCTGTATTAGAACATGTATCTGTAAAAAATAAAGAAATAAGGATTTTAGAAGCATTTGATGCAGTGTTAGCTGGTGGAGTTTTAAATGCTCATAAAAGAGTGTTGCGAACAGCATTCTCTACAGAGCTAAGAGAGTGGAATCCTGATAAAAATTATAAAGGTCATGATGATGGTTTAGATGCTGTGGCAAGAGCTATTAATTCTCAACCTGTTAGAATTGGCTCTTATAAACTTAGTAAAAATTATAACAATTGGCAAGGAAGTGGTGTAAACTTCTCTGCAGAAACCAATTTCAGAGTTTAA
- a CDS encoding thermonuclease family protein, translating into MKYILILIFAIFSFSAQAKRSQYSSIKGYVSYVFDGDTIMIEDIYKIRLQGIDCPESKQLCKNKLGDFYKCGSVSTAKLKELIDHKIVVCEIDGKDRYKRYLGTCYINEVNINSYMVNTGNAFATSYDKEYYQQEEKYAKENKLGLWDSSFIKPARWRMKYGRSEVYKF; encoded by the coding sequence ATGAAGTATATATTAATTTTAATTTTTGCAATATTTAGTTTTAGTGCTCAAGCAAAGCGGAGTCAATACAGTTCTATAAAAGGATATGTATCTTATGTTTTTGATGGAGATACTATTATGATAGAGGATATATATAAAATTAGACTGCAAGGGATAGACTGTCCAGAGAGTAAACAATTATGTAAAAACAAACTGGGAGATTTTTATAAGTGTGGATCTGTCTCAACAGCAAAATTAAAAGAGTTGATAGATCATAAAATAGTGGTTTGTGAAATTGATGGCAAAGATAGGTACAAAAGATATTTAGGGACATGCTACATTAATGAAGTTAATATTAATTCTTATATGGTTAATACAGGAAATGCTTTTGCTACTAGTTATGATAAGGAATATTACCAGCAGGAAGAAAAATATGCAAAAGAAAACAAACTCGGTTTATGGGATTCTAGTTTTATAAAGCCAGCAAGGTGGAGAATGAAATATGGAAGATCTGAGGTTTATAAATTTTAG